The DNA sequence GCCGTAGGGAATCGAGAGTCCGAGCGGGGCACTGACCTCGAGGTAGGGTTTGCCGTCGCTCTTCGCCGCAATGAACTCGACGATCTTGCGGCCCTGATCGTCGGTGAGCGTCTGACGCAGCAGACAATGCTGCGTGCCGTCATTGCCGGCCACGCACTCGACAACCCAGTCGCCGAAGGTGATCGATTGGGGTTGTGCCCTTGGCAGCGGATGAGCTTTCGGTTGGGATTGCGCTTGGGGTTGCAGGGGCGCCTTTGCACGGGCCTGCCCGGCAGAAGCTGGGCCGCTCAGAGCCGCGGGCATGGAGAAGACGAGTGCCACGCCCAGAAGGGAGCGGCTCACACGTCTGGGTGCCCTGGTGCGAATGGGAAAATGCCGGAAGCCCGTCATGGCCGGAGGCTATCAGATCGAAGCGCGACTGTCCGTGGCTTCAAAGTTGGCCCTCGCCCGAAAGTCCTCGCTACCAGCCGATCGAAACGCCGATGGCGCCGGAGACCTCGTTTCTGCTGTTGGCCCCGACGCCGCCGCTCACCACGAGATTGGTGGTGGCCACCCAGTTTAACTTCGCAGCGTAGCCCTCTTGGCCGTTGTAGCTGCCGACCGCCAAGCCAAGCGAAACATCCTTGCTAGGAACCACGGGCACGCTCGCGAGCGCGAGCGCCATGGCGACCCCGGCATCGAGATCGTTGAGGCGCTGGTCGTGTTGGGCGATCGTTGCAGAGTTGTCGGCGATCATTGCCTGAACGGCCGGTGCGAGCCGGTCATGGGTGACCGCTCCAAGCGCGATCTTGTCGGTCGTCACCGCGGCATTCTGGATGTTGCCCGTGGCCACCGAGTTGAGCGCGAGCTTCTGATTGCTGATCGCCCCGTCTTGGATCTTGGTCGTCGTGACGGCATTGTCCTGGATGTTCGTGGTGCCGACGGCGTCGGTCGCCAACTTTGCGTTGGTCACCGCGCCGTTCTGGATGTTTGTCGTGCCGACAGCGTCGGTAGCGAGCTTAGCGTTCGTGACCGCCGCATCTTGGATCTTAATGGTTGTTATCGCGCCGTCCTGAACCTTCGCGGTAGTGACAGCTCCGTCCTGGATGTTGGCTGTTGCGACGGCATTCGCGGCAAGCTTAGCATTCGTGACCGCTCCATCCTCGATCTTGATGGTTGTGATCGCGCCGTCCTGAACCTTGGCCGTCGATATGGCGCCGTCCTGAACCTTTGCGTTCGTGACCGCACCATCTTGGATCTTTGCCGTCGAGACGGCGTTGTTCTGAATATTGGTCGTGCCGACGGCGTCGGTCGCCGAGCTTCGCGTTGGTGACGGCGCCGTTCTGAATGTTGGTCGTCGCGACGGAGTTGACCGCCAGGTCTGCGTTTGAAACGGAGCCATCCTGGATCTTGGCGCTGTTGACGGCGTTGTTGGCGATCTTGGCCGTCGTTACGGCGCCATTGGCAATCTTCGCAGTGGTGACAGCATTGTCTGCAATCAGGGCTGTTGTGACGGCGGTGTTGCCGATCTTCGCGGTCGTGATGGCGCCGTTGGCGATGTTGCCGGTCGTGATCTCGAGGGGTTGAATGGTGCCCGTTCCGCAGGGCGGCACGGCGCATCCCACGACGACGACGGCCTGGGCACTCGTCAAGAAAATTAAAGTGGCCAAAAGAAAAACCCCGGCGGCAGTGATGAGCCCGCCGGCCCGAACGATACCCATCACTCCAAGCAA is a window from the Pseudomonadota bacterium genome containing:
- a CDS encoding YadA C-terminal domain-containing protein: MTNAKLATDAVGTTNIQDNAVTTTKIQDGAISNQKLALNSVATGNIQNAAVTTDKIALGAVTHDRLAPAVQAMIADNSATIAQHDQRLNDLDAGVAMALALASVPVVPSKDVSLGLAVGSYNGQEGYAAKLNWVATTNLVVSGGVGANSRNEVSGAIGVSIGW
- a CDS encoding invasion associated locus B family protein — protein: MALVFSMPAALSGPASAGQARAKAPLQPQAQSQPKAHPLPRAQPQSITFGDWVVECVAGNDGTQHCLLRQTLTDDQGRKIVEFIAAKSDGKPYLEVSAPLGLSIPYGITLRAPEKNEFKMQLLECAPTGCRAVVPIDDKVIATLKAARTMEVMFQDSKSGKVLTITGSLKGFAQGIAVVLAAS